In the genome of Dromiciops gliroides isolate mDroGli1 chromosome 1, mDroGli1.pri, whole genome shotgun sequence, the window gaatttttctttctttcccccttactGTTCAGTTCATAGTCTCATCCATGGATAGAACGTTGGACTGGGAGTcccaggagacctgagttctaatactGGCTGTTGCTACTGACTTGCCAAGTGAGCTTGAACACATTTCACCTTTTGGTCAGAATTTCCcctccacctgtaaaatgaaaatagtaatacTAGTTATAAATCTCACTGGTATGTTATGAGGATTACTGTAGTTACAGCAGGTTTAGTCCGATCTTTGGATTCTGCTGCATAAATTGGAAGGTACAACATGCTTATTAGAAAACATGTTTCATGTCCTCTATCAGAAAACAAAGCTCTTTATGTTTTGTTGATTTCCTCTTCACCGCCTCATCTATATCTGTACAGCAACAATGATCTACagtgaaagagggaaaaattggaTTGCCTGCAAAATGttggaaattaattttgaaaactgCTTTAAAATTAATAAGTAAGTAGTGTATGTGCACCTAGCacacttttttatgcttcttcagaGGGAGGATTAAGAGGGAAGGAACCTGTAATTTAGCTTAATACATACAAAAATAGCAGCCATTAGTTATATACATGCAGTAATTAAATAatgttgtaaagtgctttgagctCCTCTGGTGATACTTCCCTTATATTAAGAAAAGAATCATTAGTGGGTGGTGGGAACAATCACCAGTGGATATTCTTAAATGAGTTAAATTAAAGAAACTACTCTaccctgattttaaaaaatttattatgcCCTTTCATTTTATGTACTTTTTTGAATTAAAAGTGAAACTATACAGATTCTTTAGAACATAATaagtaaaaagaataacaatTGATGGAAAATTTCCCGTGTTCATTACTGATGTATCCTGCTCTGTGTAATAGATGTGCTCCTGACAAGTTTgtgtaaattgaatttttaaaaatagaatcatttCCCAAATCACTACAGAGAtactttgttttaatttatgattAATCCTTGTCAGTGAGTCCTTATATTTTTAGCATTGGGTTTCTCTGTCTTAATTACTCTGTCAAGTGATGATCTTGAATAGAACATAGGAATAATTTGCAGGAAAACACTTGCACTATGGAAGCTTTTTGAAAGGAATTCCCTGTGAATCCTTTTGTAAAGCAAGTCTTTTTGGTAATACAGTGTATCACCTATAATTTGTTTTaagttttgattttgattttgttctttcttaAACATTTTATACTTGTGTTAGTTAAGCTAGGGCTTACCCTTGATTATCCTTGGTAAGATGAGAATACAGATGTTTAATTGAAATTCAAgggtaaatataaaatgtttgctAAAATTCGCAACCTGCTTTGTCATGGAACTTTTAAATTTggttaacaaataataaaaattgtatGATGGGGCAATGATCTGCTGTCACTTTTCCTTAGGCagtactgatgatgatgatgatgatgatgatgatgatgatgatgatgatgatgatgatgatgatgcaaaaAGCAGGGAAAGGACCAAGTGTCAAATAACTTTTTGGAGTCTCAAgacatactgattttttttttcttactgcaaCTCTTCCATTGACTTTATTGTTCTAAAATTAGGCAAATACAGAGAGTATGCTCCTCCCCCAACAAGATATGGACATATGCATTTGTATAATTGTTgtccttaaaaaattaacttgAATTCAGAGAGGAGGTAAGCCTTGTATTTGAATggttctccctctccttccaaaaaaaaaaaattcaaagcactttactgtcattatttttattaatatttcattttttgttaatcCTCAGAACATTCCTGTGAGGAGATAGAGGGTATATGGTATTATCCCTGTTTTTGTAGGTGGGAAAACTTGATGCACAGATGTGTTGACTTTCCTAACTTCTTGGTGTAGTCAGGACCAGAACAAAGATCACCTGGCTCCTAAGGCCCATGTTCTATCTTGATTTGACTCTGCTTCATAGAGCAGAGTAAGCAGGCGAAGGATCATGTAAGTCATCTGTTCTCTTTTCATTGAAGAAGGTTTTCGGCACTACGAGACTATGTTGGATTTCATGAGTGTTTTCATGGTCTGGAACTTTCAGTCTCAAAATATTGTATTGTAGTTAAGTGATATtcaaaaactaaaccaaaacatTTAGGACTGTtctagaaatgtatttttttaaagctgtattCATAGTAGGGGTTTTGATTTAACCTTAAATGACTCAGATTCAGTGAAAAGTATAATTCATATTCTAATTTTATGTAAATTGCTTGTCAGTATGAGTAAATTACTTTTGAGAAAACCTTTTCCTTCAGGTTGACATTCCTTGAATGGTATTTTTAGGTGTTTGTAGATTGTTCATGTATCATTTTAAGATCACTGATTGTATTCAGATAAATTTGGAGGGGTAACTTGAAAATTGTTATTGTATGTAGAATATCCAGTATGTTCAAAATCTGTACTGAAGAAGATGAAATGGATAAAAACAGTGGGATAGAAAATATTTAGCTTAATTTTGAGAAAAGCCTTATGCACTTTAATACTTACATTCTAAACTGGTTTATGAGAGGTATTGGAATATTGTTCCCTGGACACTGAAAATTATAGGAATTTATAATTGCTTAAAactattagattttttaaaaaatcttttttgggtttttttttgtaatagAAGAATAGACAATACTTCAGTATCACTCTATGCAGTATTTCTAGAATAAGGGCCCTGTTTCTTTTGAGAGGTAGTTAATTGGAGCCAttgctaaaatttttaaataaaattttttaaaaagcgaTGAAACCTCTTATACTGGAGAGATCCACTCTTGTATATATCTGACACCAGAAACAAAACTCAAGGAACCATCTCAGTTTTGAACAACCCTAGGTATTAGCATAGCTTAGGTTCTGTTGCTAATCTACACACAGTTGGTTGAGCTACTTTGGTGTGGAGCCAGGATCATGCCAACCTTTCTATGTGAAATCCTTCCTTATTGCTATGCCTCAAGAACATGAAGCAGTTAATGTTTCCAGGCATTCCTATTATGTGGTCTTCAGTGTACTTGAAACTTTCTGTATTACCATGCTACTTTTTAGACACTGAGAAACCCTTCCATGAGACATTGATTATGTGTCACTCTCAAGTTTTATATAAACAAGATTCAGGGTGAAAGCTGGTCAACAGTTGGACTCATGTGGCAATAGTGTTGGACAAATTGTACCAGCCTGCTAGTTTTTAGTTTAAAGGAAATGTTTGTGCCATGATATACTCAACAAATAACCTGTTCTCATTTTTACCTAGAACCTTGGCTCTTAGCTGGACCAAGAGCTGGCAGTATTCtgattttttatgattttaaacaTTTGGCTGTATAAACCAGATATTAAATATATGGGGATGCTACACAAGTAACCAGCTTAATGACATTTGGTATAGGAGCAATTATAGcaatctttgcttttgttttagtgTGAAATCCTTTCTCAGACTATGCTAAACCCCTTTGGGATTTTCAGGGgggttttttgctgttgtttttttttctaaaatgtaggaaaaatttttcatcaattttattttttaaatattggtTTTCCCTGTTACTTTGGGTCTAGCCCGGTAATTACTTTGGAGTAACCAGATATACtactttatttttagaaaattctATTTTGTTGATTCAAGTTCTATGTGATTTTTACTCTACAGTCTCTTGCTTCCCTGCAAACAATACAAAACCCAGCTTAATTAAGATAGATATTTAGACATAACTTAGGTTCAAATGTAACAATATAGTAGTGTGATTGGGATATTTTATTAGAAGGatttttatagttatttataAGAATACAGGTCATAGTCCTTTTGCTTAtatcatgtatgtgtataatatactTTGTTATTTATGAAGAGGGAAGGGAGCAGATTTCAGAATATAAGCCACTTTTTGGTTGTTTAGTCATAAAGTAAATAAATTTCTGGCACTTAAATACTTGTGTGTTCAAAGACTTATTAATATGAATGCAATATAGATTTTTTCTGAATTGGATTGAATAAGATTGAATATATCTGGTTGATGTATGACTATCTTGAGACATTGAGTAGTGCTCTATGAAAGCCATCAATAACTTATTGATCTTACTTTTTTAGTTTCAGTACAAAATGGTTCGATTCATCAGAAAGATGCTGTGAATGATGATGATTTTGAGCCATACCTAAGTAGCCAGACAAATCAGGTAAGTGTATACTCAGTCCTGAAATGGTAATCTGGAAGTCTTCTGACATAGTTTTTCTCTTtgttatataaaatgtaaactatATACAGAATGTTATATGTTagctttttgaaataattttttattaacaCAGTCAAGAACAGATTAATAAGTGAAAATATCTGTAGCATGAATTTAAAATTTGAGTTGCTATGACAATGTAGGACTagatattttaccttctgtgtaAGGATGATTACTTCAGGAACCATTCTCTTCTAGAAAATATACTATGTAGACCTATCTCAGATTCTAAGATctgaccttttaaaaatgaaatttgttatAGTTTATAGTAGACAACAAAAATACACCTCTGATTAAAGAAAGGTGAACCAGTAGTCTACTTAGATAATAATTTCaattatgatgaaaataatttaaataaattttacttAATAAGAAGAAAATCTATTTTATAAGTGATTAAAATAGTTTGGGTTTAGTAGTTAACACTTTACATGGCTTAACTTTATCTCAtcttaaaattcagttttataggTAATATAATCATGCTGAAGTgccattttatttaaattgattAGAAAGTTGAAATTATATTTAACTATGACAGACAGATATCACTTGATACAGTAGAAAAGTTTTATGGAACAAATCCTAGACAAGATAGAATAGCAGCTTTTTGTGCTTTTTTGGTAGACTTCTGGAAAtttgttcacatttttttttacttctataaCATTTCTCACACAAGAATTCTGATTATAAAATAAGCTCATTTATCTTGAAGGCATCAATAAAGTGCTGATTAATAATGACTATAAATGgatgttttaaaaagtaatgatttctgctatttatttttgctttctggCCACAGCATGATTTCCATAACACTAAGAATCATATTGAAAAtaactttcttccttttgttcaaaAGGCATGCACTGTAGTGTCTCAGAGTAATCATTTTTGAAATCTGgtaatgttaaaattttattaaggTTTTTTTCCATATCCCTGTCATTTCTCAATAacgtttttctttttaagaaagagaaagaagcaacAATGAACATCAGTTATGCCTGACAGTATGTGCAACATTATGCAGTCTCTGTAGTTCACTCCtataggaagaagaggaaaatgtttCACCAACCATTTGGATTCAACATTACTCAAatataatactactaataattgttttttaattgctATACTAGATTAGAAAGCTTTTACTGTTGATTGGCACTTCTGCACAGATATGATAGAGATATTTGTGAAATAAGAATATATACAGTTTTTTATTGAATAACTTTAATCTAAAAAGTTTTCAAATGTAATGCAGAGTTCTGTATCAGTATTTTCCACAAGGAATCAAGAAGTTCTTCTGTCATTGTTAACAAAAGTGCCTTTGAGATTTATATTAATATAGTATAGTACTTTCAAGTAATTATTAATAAACTAATGAAAGTTTTTTCAGACGTTTACTATACctatatgagggcagctaggtggtgcaatggatcgagcactggccctggtgtcatgAGGACCTGacatcaaatctcacctcagacactagctgtgtgaccctaggcaagtcacttaatcccaattgctttaaaaatatctggggccagggcagctaggtggcttagtggataaagcgccaactggccctggattcaggaggacctgagttcaaatctggcctcagacacttgacacttagtagctgtgtgaccctgggcaagtcacttaacccccatgggggccatctccagtcatccttttATATAtcttgtgtcaagataatggaatgtgatagatgagatttagcagatactcaggagcccacctgagtggattactgactgatttgactggattagtagttgactagattctaagcacgtctggctggtacttgagagtacttaagaaagcatggttctcagaatctaaaaaaactttgaacttccagcccagtcaaccaaccagcttgaagaacctcccatttctgggaggggacaggaaggagaaaggagagccTGCGAAGAGAGGGCTGTGTCTTTTGTTTCCTGACTtcactgtggtggtggtggtggtggtggtggcagagggtGAGACAGgcgagttgaggaaagataggattgtcaggttgtaggaattctgttctcaatctttctcttcttttactgtctttcagtaaacccttaaaaacctaaactcgttttatcaatgattttagtcagtttcccccaaaactgggggaacaggtTAGGACCcaagtttagaattttaaattacacacttgcCACTGGGCCAagatagctctggaagagagCTTGTTCACCTTGCAcatcccttcctcacttaaatccaattcattgcaagtcatgacattcagatgtcatggttctctttgagaaggaagaacaaacaacaatatcaTCACTTAGTAAGCCTATATGAAAAGGATTGAAATATATTCTATGTTATTTTCTTCCGTCAATGACGAAGGGACATTTTGTATGTATCACCAACATTAAAGCATGTTCCTCAATTTGCATCCTAATATGGTGTTATATCTGTCTCCTAATTTGGATGGgacctggattctagttctaATTGTCTTTTTATCTAGGTGATCTGATCTCTAAGGCACTTTCTTCTGAAAATTCTGTTAAGTGAATATATAAGTTGGGAGTTTTTCTCAAATGTCTTTTGAGACATTTTAGTGTTTCTAAAAGTATTTAAATAATGCTATATTTAAAATGTACTCACCTAATTATGCAGGCTTTGCTTTCACTTTGACTAGGAATGCAGTCCTTGATTTTGTAAATATGAGAAATGTCACTGTACTCTTTCTTCTGGAGTATTGTAGAATGagattttcccctcctttttcttcagaACACCTTTCATCAGAATAAAAAGTTAACTTTGCCATTCTTGTGGAAATCTGAATTGAATGGAATCCCCCCCCACTCCCATGagcttatcttttatttattatagccattaatttttttctgtgcaAGCTGTTTTGTTCCCTGGCCTTCAGATTTCAGTGTAGTAGGGAATGATAGGATTTGCAAATAGGATATGTTCAAACCAAGATTGTTGGTTATCTCATCTAtgctttgttcttttttgaaCTGCTAGAATACTGTATTGCCATAATTTGGGGACCATCAAGATGTCTTATATTCTCTGAATCACAATGACAACTTTCAGCTCTATCCCTTCTTTTAGGGTGATTGCTGCTAAGATTGTTAGCTAATGAATTTTTCCATGGTTGTTAGTTTTTATCAAATTTATTCAATTTTGCCTTtttcacataattattttttctcatgtgacaaatataaaaattttaatttagagTAAAAAGGTTTccaattttcaaattaaaatttaataaaattaagcaCAATAAATTAGAGTACTGGCTGCTTCTATTCAGTCtgttattttcagttgtttctaagTTTTCCTTTAAAGTAACTTAGTCTTTAAGCACTGATGTTTCTCAACAGCACTAccctttttttaaattcatgtgCTGCTTGAATGAAAGTGTCAGTTACTCTTTTATGCTGATTAATAATAAATTGTAGCTCTTTGTAGCCATTTTTGAACCGTGAATATTAAGTTGATTTTTTccataataaaagtattttattattttccagttatatgtagatagtttaacatttgtttttataagatttctagtttcaaatttttctccctcccttaagTTGATTTGAAACATCTCACTATTAatctaattaaattaaaaatgactTTAACATGTTTGTGAatcttttgtaacgattggaatgacgccacctgctggatacttactgtagaagagttctgcccatgaagcgaaggtctttgagggcaagaccaggcatcaggaagtgaccgcagactagtgggaggaggaaggaagagactggcgctcaggctcgcgctctttcctctggactctggtggagagcggagctagaaatgtgctctccctttaatagataggaatctaggcctttttctctctctttaccaaattcttattctccttaataaatgcttaaaagtttaactcttgctaaagcttataatttattggcgaccactcattagatattttagactgtttagctagaattttagcccttaacagatagaactcttctacagtaagtatccagcaggtggcgtcattccaatcgttacactttggAGCCTTTAAAAATAGCAGGGTGCCTCACCTTATTCATAGAACATTAGACCAGAAAtcagaagatttgagtttgaatcccagctcttcctACTTCTCTGACTTTGGGGCTTAATCTTTCTGGGTCACCATAAAGTGAGGGTTTAAATGGtaaatctttaaggtccctttttaACTCTTAGCTGTCTGAATCTTAAAGCTTAAAGCAGCATTTTGTCATACAACCTCCAAAgccatctgttctttttttttttttttagtgaggcaaatggggttaagtgacttgcccagggtcacacagctagtgttaagtgtctgaggctggatttgaactcaggtactcctgaatccagggccagtgttttatccactgcaccacctagctgccccaagccatcTGTTctaatcttttaatttttccattgTGGACATGGAagcacaaagaagttaaatggcttgcccaatgtcactgctaagaagtagcagagtcagaatttgaatttagtGCAAATCCAGAATTATTTCCCCTGTTCCACTAGACTGCTTCCCAGCTCGCTTATTTTAggattttgcagattaggaaacctGAGATTTCAACACTTGAAGTGACTTGATCCAAACTCATACACATGTGTTTTCTGCTGCATCATAGTTTATATCTTGAGTGCATATAatcaagcattttgcaaatcaaatcatttttaaatgccATGGGAGAGCTTGCTATTTAAAGGATCATAGTAGGAAATAGAAATACTCTAGTAAAGAggctttttttaatcataaaaagcattttgttattttccatttacatgtaaagatagttttcaacatttgttttcataaaatttttaattccaaaattttctcccttccctcacccctccccaagacagaaagcaatcttctgattctaaagaagcttttaaaaatgtaaataatccCTAATTTGGGgagtgggtatttttttttttaatatacgaAGACAGTTCTTGTTTTTTGTAAATTCACACTAGGCAAATTTGACACCAGGgcagtgttaaggctaaaattctagctagtctgtctaaaatatttaatgagtggtcgccaataaattataagctttagcaagagttagacttttaagcatttattaaggagaataagaatttggtaaagagagaggggcctagattcctatctattaaagggagagcacatttctagctccgctctccacccgagtccagaggaaagagcgcgagaccgagcgccagtctcttccttcctcctcccactagtccgcgtcacttcctgatgccaaagaaaagactcctggtcttgccctcaaagatcttcgcttcatgggcagaactcttctacagtaagtctccagcaggtggcgttattccaatcgttacagcaggAACCAACAGGAGTACTGGTGCAGCTCAGAGCCAGAGGTCCTCTCTTCTAAGCACTGAACCTGCTTGAGCTGCAGTGTTCATCTGTGAAGGAGTTTGGACCATGTGGGGCCTccatgaggagagggagagatctGCAGAAGGGTCCACTTACTTGAGAACTGTCTGTACTAGGTATCTTAAAATGGAGCTTACCTCATGTATTTTTTGAAGTAACTTGGATTGTTGACATTTGTCTGCCTTTGAATAAAGGCACATTTCACTACTGATttgtggattttctttttcagagtaACAGCTATCCACCAATGTCAGATCCATACATGCCTAGTTACTATGCTCCATCCATTGGATTTCCGTATTCTCTTGGTGAAGCAGCATGGTCCACAGCTGGAGACCCACCTATGCCATATTTGACAACCTATGGACAGATGAGCAATGGTGAACATCATTATATACCTGATGGTGTATTTAGTCAACCTGGGGCTTTAGGAAATACTCCCCCATTCCTTGGTCAACATGGATTTAACTTTTTTCCTGGGAATGCAGATTTCTCTACATGGGGGACAAGTGGATCTCAGGGACAATCAACACAAAGTTCTGCTTACAGTAGTAGCTATGGTTATCCACCTAGCTCTCTTGGGAGAGCCATAACTGATGGACAGGCTGGATTTGGCAACGATACTTTGAGTAAGGTGCCTGGCATTAGTAGTATTGAGCAGGGCATGACTGGACTGAAAATTGGTGGTGATATGACAGCTGCTGTGACGAAAACTGTAGGTTCTGCTTTGAGCAGTACAGGTATGACAAGCATTGCTGCAAATAGCGTACCCCCAGTTAGCAGTTCAGCACCAAAACCGACCTCTTGGGCTGCCATTGCCAGAAAGCCTGCCAAACCTCAACCGAAACTTAAACCTAAGGGCAATGTGGGAATTGGGGGACCTGCTGTACCACCACCTCCTATTAAACATAACATGAATATTGGAACTTGGGATGACAAAGGGTCAGTGGTAAAAGCTCCACCCACCCAACCTGTTCTGCCTCCTCAGACTATAATCCAGCAGCCTCAGCCATTAATTCAACCACCACCATTGGTGCAAAGCCAACTGCCTCAACAGCAGCCTCAGCCACCACAACCACAGCAGCAACAAGGACCTCAGCCACAGGCCCAGCCTCACCAAGTGCAGCAGCAGCAACCACAGCAACTGCAAAATCGTTGGGTAGCTCCTCGTAACAGAGGAGTGGGTTTCAACCAGAACAATGGAGCAGGCAGTGAAAACTTTGGTTTaggtgttgttcctgtcagctcTTCACCATCTGGAGTAGAGGTACACCCAGTGCTGGAAAAACTAAAGG includes:
- the YTHDF3 gene encoding YTH domain-containing family protein 3 isoform X1, which codes for MSATSVDQRPKGQGNKVSVQNGSIHQKDAVNDDDFEPYLSSQTNQSNSYPPMSDPYMPSYYAPSIGFPYSLGEAAWSTAGDPPMPYLTTYGQMSNGEHHYIPDGVFSQPGALGNTPPFLGQHGFNFFPGNADFSTWGTSGSQGQSTQSSAYSSSYGYPPSSLGRAITDGQAGFGNDTLSKVPGISSIEQGMTGLKIGGDMTAAVTKTVGSALSSTGMTSIAANSVPPVSSSAPKPTSWAAIARKPAKPQPKLKPKGNVGIGGPAVPPPPIKHNMNIGTWDDKGSVVKAPPTQPVLPPQTIIQQPQPLIQPPPLVQSQLPQQQPQPPQPQQQQGPQPQAQPHQVQQQQPQQLQNRWVAPRNRGVGFNQNNGAGSENFGLGVVPVSSSPSGVEVHPVLEKLKAINNYNPKDFDWNLKNGRVFIIKSYSEDDIHRSIKYSIWCSTEHGNKRLDAAYRSLNGKGPLYLLFSVNGSGHFCGVAEMKSVVDYNAYAGVWSQDKWKGKFDVKWIFVKDVPNNQLRHIRLENNDNKPVTNSRDTQEVPLEKAKQVLKIIATFKHTTSIFDDFAHYEKRQEEEEAMRRERNRNKHKLCGDALLELQH
- the YTHDF3 gene encoding YTH domain-containing family protein 3 isoform X2 — translated: MSDPYMPSYYAPSIGFPYSLGEAAWSTAGDPPMPYLTTYGQMSNGEHHYIPDGVFSQPGALGNTPPFLGQHGFNFFPGNADFSTWGTSGSQGQSTQSSAYSSSYGYPPSSLGRAITDGQAGFGNDTLSKVPGISSIEQGMTGLKIGGDMTAAVTKTVGSALSSTGMTSIAANSVPPVSSSAPKPTSWAAIARKPAKPQPKLKPKGNVGIGGPAVPPPPIKHNMNIGTWDDKGSVVKAPPTQPVLPPQTIIQQPQPLIQPPPLVQSQLPQQQPQPPQPQQQQGPQPQAQPHQVQQQQPQQLQNRWVAPRNRGVGFNQNNGAGSENFGLGVVPVSSSPSGVEVHPVLEKLKAINNYNPKDFDWNLKNGRVFIIKSYSEDDIHRSIKYSIWCSTEHGNKRLDAAYRSLNGKGPLYLLFSVNGSGHFCGVAEMKSVVDYNAYAGVWSQDKWKGKFDVKWIFVKDVPNNQLRHIRLENNDNKPVTNSRDTQEVPLEKAKQVLKIIATFKHTTSIFDDFAHYEKRQEEEEAMRRERNRNKHKLCGDALLELQH